A section of the Triticum dicoccoides isolate Atlit2015 ecotype Zavitan chromosome 7A, WEW_v2.0, whole genome shotgun sequence genome encodes:
- the LOC119332177 gene encoding GDSL esterase/lipase APG-like has protein sequence MFWTTPKAVRFLVFLAIFLFVEPTTDGREAQPAVPGVMLFGDSLVGVGNNDYLATLVKANMAPYGRDFKDHIATGRFGNGKLLSDIIGEKLGFNGSPPAYLSPQASGQNLLIGANFASAGSGYYDPTARIYHVIPLSRQLEYLKEYQSKLRVVAGNDHAQSIISDSLYIISAGSNDFGFNYYINPLLFLTQNADQFSDRLVGIFNNTVTQLHAMGARRVGVFSLAPLGCAPLAITVFGLGRNRCVPRLNDDAQRFNGKLSAAVDSLSNRYHDLKVAVLDIYTPWHSLATSPVSHGFAEARHGCCATGLVEFTVFLCNSLSIGTCPNATTYVHWDSIHPSEAANRVIVDSLGEGINKLVM, from the exons ATGTTCTGGACCACCCCAAAGGCGGTGAGGTTCTTGGTGTTCTTGGCCATCTTTCTCTTCGTGGAACCAACGACAGATGGCAGGGAAGCCCAGCCTGCCGTGCCGGGGGTCATGTTGTTCGGGGACTCGCTGGTCGGTGTGGGTAACAACGATTATCTAGCCACCTTGGTGAAAGCAAACATGGCTCCCTATGGCAGGGACTTCAAGGACCATATCGCTACAGGGAGGTTTGGAAATGGAAAGCTGCTTAGCGATATCATAG GTGAGAAACTAGGGTTTAATGGCTCTCCTCCTGCATATCTTAGCCCACAGGCATCAGGACAGAATCTTTTGATTGGAGCAAACTTCGCATCAGCTGGATCAGGCTACTACGACCCCACAGCACGTATCTAT CATGTAATACCTTTATCCCGACAACTGGAGTATCTCAAAGAGTACCAATCGAAGCTACGCGTGGTGGCTGGGAATGACCATGCTCAATCCATCATCTCAGACTCACTCTATATTATTAGCGCTGGATCAAATGACTTCGGCTTCAACTACTACATCAACCCTTTGCTCTTCTTGACACAGAATGCTGATCAGTTCTCTGATCGCCTCGTTGGCATCTTTAACAACACCGTGACG CAACTTCATGCTATGGGAGCACGACGTGTTGGTGTTTTTTCATTAGCTCCGTTGGGCTGCGCCCCCTTGGCGATCACGGTGTTTGGCCTTGGGAGAAACAGGTGTGTGCCAAGGCTCAACGATGATGCACAAAGGTTTAATGGGAAGTTGAGTGCAGCTGTTGACTCGCTGTCGAACCGGTACCATGATCTTAAGGTTGCTGTGCTGGACATCTACACACCATGGCACAGCCTTGCCACCTCCCCTGTGTCACATG GGTTCGCTGAGGCAAGGCACGGATGTTGTGCTACAGGATTAGTGGAGTTCACAGTGTTCCTTTGTAATTCTTTGTCCATCGGGACATGTCCGAACGCGACGACATACGTGCATTGGGATTCCATTCACCCGTCGGAGGCAGCGAACAGAGTGATCGTAGATTCTCTCGGTGAGGGGATCAACAAGCTGGTTATGTAA